From the genome of Penaeus chinensis breed Huanghai No. 1 chromosome 8, ASM1920278v2, whole genome shotgun sequence, one region includes:
- the LOC125027810 gene encoding protein spaetzle 3-like, giving the protein MALTVSVVLACAGLVLGSVLPPAYGHHPQPAYGHHAPAYGHHATAYGHHAPAYGHQHTYDHGYCDPTVAPACADNSTLSYCLEDTEYPEYEIKAAITSDHLITKKYADVADQSADDLVDMLTKDQEEAFDYSYYTGASTGDSPYDVTHWAGPEGYLCPSEVVYAMPKRAQNVEGKWRVIVNDIHYYSQTARLETCLFPESACRALAPCYQSHCTQKSVYHRLLSYDPCDPYKGLFIDIYKMPSACSCHLA; this is encoded by the exons ATGGCTCTTACAGTG TCGGTCGTTCTGGCATGCGCTGGACTTGTCCTGGGCTCTGTCCTTCCCCCTGCATATGGCCATCACCCACAGCCCGCTTACGGTCACCATGCGCCTGCTTACGGTCATCATGCGACTGCTTACGGTCATCATGCACCTGCTTACGGCCACCAGCATACCTACGACCACGGTTACTGCGACCCAACTGTTGCCCCCGCATGTGCTGACAACTCTACTCTCTCCTACTGCTTGGAAGACACTGAGTATCCCGAATACGAGATCAAAGCTGCCATCACTTCCGATCATCTGATCACCAAGAAGTACGCTGACGTCGCCGACCAGTCTGCTGATGACTTGGTAGACATGCTTACTAAGGACCAGGAGGAGGCCTTCGACTACTCTTACTACACTGGTGCCTCCACTGGGGACTCTCCCTATGATGTCACCCACTGGGCTGGTCCTGAGGGTTATCTCTGTCCCTCCGAAGtggtatatgccatgcccaaacGTGCCCAGAATGTGGAAGGCAAGTGGCGCGTCATTGTCAACGACATTCACTATTACAGCCAGACTGCCCGCCTAGAAACTTGTCTATTCCCAGAGTCTGCTTGCCGTGCGCTTGCTCCTTGCTACCAGAGCCACTGCACCCAGAAGTCAGTGTACCACCGACTCCTTTCCTACGATCCATGTGACCCCTACAAGGGCCTCTTTATCGACATCTACAAGATGCCATCTGCCTGCTCCTGTCACCTCGCCTAA